One Methanobrevibacter millerae genomic region harbors:
- a CDS encoding ArsR/SmtB family transcription factor, whose amino-acid sequence MTDRKNYEDISDGVCEVFDSHEDVIERVQKRMIDEEQYSELSEFFKIFGNPTRLKILSLLTIEDLCVCDICEALNLNQTTVSNQLRILRAHNIVKYQKEGKMARYSLTDLHIEMIYKVGLEHILE is encoded by the coding sequence ATGACAGACAGAAAAAATTATGAAGATATCTCTGATGGCGTTTGTGAAGTATTTGACTCTCATGAGGATGTCATTGAACGTGTACAGAAACGGATGATTGATGAAGAGCAATATTCTGAATTGTCCGAGTTCTTTAAAATCTTCGGCAATCCTACACGATTAAAAATACTTTCTCTACTGACTATTGAAGATTTATGTGTTTGCGACATTTGTGAAGCATTAAATTTAAATCAAACTACTGTTTCAAATCAATTAAGAATATTAAGAGCACATAATATTGTCAAATATCAAAAAGAAGGAAAAATGGCTAGATACTCTCTAACTGATCTTCATATTGAAATGATATACAAAGTTGGCTTGGAACACATCTTGGAATAA